From the bacterium genome, one window contains:
- a CDS encoding glycosyltransferase, whose product MGAPDPHPLAAGGAPRLTARGKFLFRGDDKVYLRGVSYGPFAPAEDGCQFPAAALVRRDLALMRELGANTVRCFTVPPRWLLDLAHEADLGVLVGLPWSEHVSFLDDPAITAQVRAAVDQGVDACAGHPAVSAYLVGNEIPPDIVRWLGVDRVRRFVESLAAGVRRRDPRALVGYASFPPTEYLDLGELDFVAFNVYLHRPADFRRYLLRLQNLAGDKPLLLTELGIDSMREGEAAQATILDWQLRAAFALGLAGASVFAWTDEWHTGGQPVDDWAFGLVDRDRRRKPAFAAVQRLYREALPALPDPAPRVSVVVCAYNAEGTIQPCLESLRALRYPDVEVIVVDDGSSDATAAIARQHPWARLISQPNRGLSAARNAGIAAATGALIAFTDADCVVDPDWLTYLAWSFTNPDAAAVGGPNLPPPQAARTAACVAAAPGGPTHVLLDDETAEHIPGCNMAFRREALAAIGGFDPLFRAAGDDVDVCWRLQDAGLRIGFSPAAMVWHFRRDTVRAYLSQQRGYGAAEALLAQKHPYRFNLLGQSRWLGRIYGDLEHGWLLRRPVIYYGTYGRALFQTLYESPASALSWLPFTLEWNLLAVVLLVTGVLSGDPLPLALLPLLVSLAAAGARGWRARLAPEHDRWSSRALVALLTYLGPLARSWQRYRTRLAAATPVDPVWSTRPLPPARVRWRRTAIEMAFWSEAGHDKEDFLHALAAFLRPRRVQVAVDQGWRACDLDVHAGLWAHVAVLTAVEYHGGDRRLLRVRCAPRLSLLGRIALALLLAAALALGFGGPAASAAVAAGAAAAGVAFGGRAVLGAGRMMSQVTAIVAERLGLVPVSERR is encoded by the coding sequence ATGGGCGCTCCCGATCCCCACCCGCTGGCGGCCGGGGGGGCGCCCCGGCTGACGGCGCGCGGCAAGTTCCTCTTTCGCGGCGACGACAAGGTCTACCTGCGGGGCGTCAGCTACGGGCCGTTCGCGCCGGCGGAGGACGGCTGCCAGTTTCCCGCTGCGGCGCTGGTCCGGCGCGACCTCGCCCTCATGCGCGAGCTGGGCGCCAACACCGTGCGCTGTTTCACGGTGCCGCCGCGCTGGCTGCTCGACCTGGCGCACGAGGCGGATCTCGGCGTGCTGGTCGGCCTGCCGTGGAGCGAGCACGTCAGCTTCCTCGACGATCCGGCGATCACGGCGCAGGTGCGGGCGGCGGTCGACCAGGGCGTGGACGCCTGCGCCGGCCACCCGGCGGTGAGCGCCTACCTGGTCGGCAACGAGATCCCGCCCGACATCGTCCGCTGGCTCGGCGTCGACCGGGTGCGCCGCTTCGTCGAATCGCTGGCGGCCGGCGTGCGCCGCCGCGACCCGCGGGCCCTGGTCGGCTACGCCAGCTTTCCGCCCACCGAATACCTCGACCTCGGCGAGCTCGATTTCGTCGCCTTCAACGTCTACCTGCACCGCCCGGCCGACTTCCGCCGCTACCTGTTGCGCCTGCAGAACCTGGCCGGCGACAAGCCGCTGCTGCTGACCGAGCTGGGCATCGACTCGATGCGCGAGGGCGAAGCGGCGCAGGCGACGATCCTCGACTGGCAGCTCCGCGCCGCCTTCGCGCTCGGCCTCGCCGGCGCCAGCGTCTTCGCCTGGACGGACGAGTGGCACACCGGCGGCCAGCCGGTCGACGACTGGGCCTTCGGGCTGGTGGATCGCGACCGCCGCCGCAAGCCGGCCTTCGCGGCCGTGCAGCGCCTCTACCGCGAGGCGCTGCCGGCGCTGCCCGACCCGGCGCCGCGGGTGTCGGTGGTGGTCTGCGCCTACAACGCGGAGGGCACCATCCAGCCGTGCCTCGAGAGTCTGCGGGCGCTGCGCTACCCGGACGTCGAGGTGATCGTGGTCGACGACGGCTCGAGCGACGCGACCGCGGCGATCGCCCGCCAGCATCCGTGGGCGCGCCTGATCTCGCAGCCGAATCGCGGCCTCAGCGCGGCCCGCAACGCCGGCATCGCGGCGGCGACCGGGGCGCTGATCGCCTTCACCGACGCCGACTGCGTCGTCGATCCGGACTGGCTCACGTATCTGGCGTGGAGCTTCACCAATCCGGACGCCGCCGCGGTCGGCGGTCCGAACCTGCCGCCGCCGCAGGCGGCGCGCACCGCGGCGTGCGTGGCGGCGGCGCCCGGCGGGCCGACGCACGTGCTGCTCGACGACGAGACGGCGGAGCACATCCCCGGTTGCAACATGGCCTTCCGGCGCGAAGCGCTGGCGGCGATCGGCGGTTTCGATCCCTTGTTCCGCGCCGCCGGGGACGACGTCGACGTCTGCTGGCGGCTGCAGGACGCCGGCCTGCGCATCGGCTTCAGCCCGGCGGCGATGGTCTGGCACTTCCGCCGCGACACGGTGCGCGCCTACCTGTCGCAGCAACGCGGCTATGGCGCCGCCGAGGCGCTGCTGGCGCAGAAGCATCCGTACCGCTTCAATCTGCTCGGACAGTCGCGCTGGCTGGGCCGCATCTACGGCGACCTCGAGCACGGATGGCTGCTGCGCCGGCCGGTGATCTACTACGGCACCTACGGGCGGGCGCTGTTCCAGACGCTGTACGAATCGCCGGCGTCGGCGCTCTCCTGGCTTCCGTTCACCCTCGAGTGGAATCTGTTGGCGGTCGTGTTGCTGGTCACCGGCGTGCTCAGCGGCGACCCGCTGCCGCTGGCGCTGCTGCCGCTGCTGGTCTCGCTCGCCGCGGCCGGCGCCCGCGGCTGGCGGGCGCGCCTGGCGCCGGAGCACGACCGCTGGAGCAGCCGGGCGCTGGTGGCGCTGCTCACCTATCTCGGGCCGCTGGCGCGGAGCTGGCAGCGCTACCGCACCCGCCTCGCGGCGGCGACGCCGGTGGATCCGGTGTGGTCGACCCGGCCGCTGCCGCCGGCGCGGGTGCGCTGGCGGCGGACGGCGATCGAGATGGCCTTCTGGAGCGAGGCCGGGCACGACAAGGAGGACTTCCTGCACGCGCTGGCGGCGTTCCTGCGACCGCGCCGGGTGCAGGTCGCCGTCGACCAGGGCTGGCGCGCCTGCGATCTCGACGTCCACGCCGGCCTCTGGGCGCACGTCGCGGTGCTGACGGCGGTCGAATACCACGGCGGCGACCGGCGGCTGCTGCGCGTGCGCTGCGCCCCGCGCCTCTCCCTCCTCGGGCGGATCGCCCTGGCGCTGCTGCTGGCGGCGGCGCTCGCGCTGGGGTTCGGCGGACCCGCCGCCAGCGCCGCGGTCGCCGCCGGCGCGGCCGCGGCCGGCGTCGCATTCGGCGGCCGGGCCGTGCTGGGCGCCGGCCGCATGATGAGCCAGGTGACGGCGATCGTCGCCGAGCGCCTCGGCCTGGTCCCGGTCAGCGAACGGCGATGA
- a CDS encoding enoyl-CoA hydratase/isomerase family protein, which yields MARIDLDSRHLDATLDDGVLRVVINRPERRNACTIEMYHGIKKAAVLADKDPTVDVLLLTGSGDVFCVGGEMGGQHEGGERLDRETDGLDLLPFRALETTRAIVLTAINGLCQGGGLNMALCSDIAIASERATFRAPELLRGVADPFLPARLPARVGTAMAKYLLLTAAVIDAQEALRIGLIARLAPHDQLPAVTEQVIAQVLATGPAARAAVKAEINRELPAFNMVMFAQSLRGPEVAEGFTAFVEKRPPRWPRG from the coding sequence ATGGCCCGCATCGATCTCGACTCGCGCCACCTCGACGCGACGCTGGACGACGGCGTCCTGCGCGTCGTCATCAATCGGCCGGAGCGGCGCAACGCCTGCACGATCGAGATGTACCACGGCATCAAGAAGGCCGCGGTGCTGGCCGACAAGGACCCGACCGTCGACGTCCTGCTGCTCACCGGCAGCGGCGACGTCTTCTGCGTCGGCGGCGAGATGGGTGGCCAGCACGAGGGCGGCGAGCGGCTGGACCGCGAGACCGACGGGCTCGACCTGCTGCCGTTCCGCGCCCTCGAGACGACGCGGGCGATCGTGCTCACCGCCATCAACGGCCTCTGCCAGGGCGGCGGACTGAACATGGCGCTGTGCAGCGACATCGCCATCGCCTCCGAGCGCGCCACCTTCCGCGCCCCCGAGCTGCTGCGCGGCGTCGCCGACCCGTTCCTCCCCGCCCGCCTGCCGGCGCGCGTCGGCACCGCGATGGCCAAGTACCTGCTCCTCACCGCGGCGGTCATCGATGCCCAGGAAGCGCTGCGCATCGGCCTGATCGCGCGCCTGGCGCCGCACGACCAGTTGCCGGCGGTCACCGAGCAGGTGATCGCGCAGGTGCTCGCCACCGGACCGGCGGCCCGCGCCGCCGTCAAGGCCGAGATCAACCGCGAGCTGCCGGCGTTCAACATGGTGATGTTCGCCCAGTCGCTGCGCGGCCCCGAGGTCGCCGAGGGCTTCACCGCCTTCGTCGAGAAGCGCCCGCCGCGCTGGCCGCGCGGCTGA
- a CDS encoding enoyl-CoA hydratase/isomerase family protein, giving the protein MSAATARRAGVLCAVRDGIASMALLRPRVDLRVAQDLCAAAERIAFDPDVRVAVLEGPRNGFCLGVEDEREGWPDWVGAVAGLAVPVIAIVAGAAVGAGAELALAADLRIAGPRAAFAFPHLAAGALPRHGATQRLPRIVGRTRAMELLLTGRRVGAREAQRIGLVTQVSPQPATAARAVAAELCAKGPIALRLAKEAVRASGDLPLAAGVRLEQDLYVLLQTTADRAEGVRAFLRKRRPRFRGA; this is encoded by the coding sequence GTGAGCGCGGCCACCGCCAGGCGCGCCGGCGTGCTCTGCGCCGTGCGCGACGGCATCGCGTCGATGGCGCTGCTGCGGCCGCGCGTCGACCTGCGCGTCGCCCAGGATCTCTGCGCCGCCGCCGAGCGCATCGCCTTCGACCCCGACGTGCGGGTCGCCGTGCTCGAGGGGCCGCGCAATGGCTTCTGCCTCGGCGTCGAGGACGAACGCGAGGGCTGGCCCGACTGGGTCGGCGCCGTCGCCGGCTTGGCGGTGCCGGTGATCGCCATCGTCGCCGGCGCCGCGGTCGGCGCCGGGGCGGAGCTGGCGCTCGCCGCCGACCTGCGCATCGCCGGCCCGCGCGCCGCCTTCGCGTTCCCGCACCTGGCCGCCGGCGCGCTGCCGCGCCACGGCGCCACCCAGCGCCTGCCGCGGATCGTCGGCCGCACCCGCGCCATGGAGCTGCTGCTCACCGGCCGCCGCGTCGGCGCGCGCGAAGCGCAGCGCATCGGCCTGGTGACGCAGGTGTCACCGCAGCCGGCGACCGCGGCGCGCGCCGTCGCCGCCGAGCTCTGCGCCAAGGGCCCGATCGCCCTGCGCCTCGCCAAGGAGGCGGTGCGCGCCAGCGGCGACCTGCCGCTCGCCGCCGGCGTGCGCCTCGAGCAGGACCTCTACGTGCTGCTGCAGACGACCGCCGACCGCGCCGAGGGCGTGCGCGCCTTCCTGCGCAAGCGCCGGCCGCGCTTTCGCGGCGCCTGA
- a CDS encoding long-chain-fatty-acid--CoA ligase gives MNTANFVGIPAQMFPDQEILVFGDRRLTYGDLWENVRRLGNALRALGVRRGDKVGALQTNSDQYVTAYYATAAIGAVFVPLNYRAKPPELEYMIDTADIAVLLVGGRYLPLIGDLRPRLRVREYVSLDAPHPDMTPFESLIAAASDEFDEEPIDDDDVSILMYTSGTTSLPKGVMLRFNDFTAYVVGTTDMADGTPRGTALLSAPLYHIAGATNIMTSLWTGRRLVVLPQFEPAAWLEAVQRERVTHAFVVPTMLKQILDHPQFAAFDLSSLQNLSYGGAAMPFPVIRRAIELFPRGTGFVNAFGQTETTSTLTVLGPDDHRLDGTAEEVERNLKRLVSIGRPLPDVQVKVVDDAGDELPAGAVGELWVFTPRTMKGYAGQDGGVTNPALEGWLPTRDMGWIDEDGYIFLAGRKDDMIIRGGENISPAEVEAVLYSHVGVEEAAVIGLPDVEWGQRVVAVVVRRADAALEEPELIEFCRQRLASFKKPEQVCFVEALPKNQMGKVLKKDLRAQLAAS, from the coding sequence ATGAACACCGCCAACTTCGTCGGCATTCCGGCGCAGATGTTCCCCGACCAGGAGATCCTGGTCTTCGGCGACCGCCGCCTCACCTACGGCGACCTGTGGGAGAACGTCCGCCGTCTCGGCAACGCCCTGCGCGCCCTCGGCGTGCGCCGCGGCGACAAGGTCGGGGCGCTGCAGACCAACTCCGATCAGTACGTCACCGCCTACTATGCGACCGCCGCGATCGGCGCCGTCTTCGTGCCGCTCAACTACCGCGCCAAGCCGCCCGAGCTGGAGTACATGATCGACACCGCCGACATCGCGGTGCTGCTGGTCGGCGGCCGCTACCTGCCGCTGATCGGCGACCTGCGGCCGCGCCTGCGGGTGCGGGAGTACGTCTCCCTCGACGCCCCGCACCCGGACATGACGCCATTCGAGTCGCTCATCGCCGCGGCGAGCGACGAGTTCGACGAGGAGCCGATCGACGACGACGACGTCAGCATCCTCATGTACACCAGCGGCACGACGTCGCTGCCCAAGGGCGTGATGCTGCGCTTCAACGACTTCACGGCCTACGTCGTCGGCACCACCGACATGGCGGACGGCACGCCGCGCGGCACGGCGCTGTTGTCGGCGCCGCTCTACCACATCGCCGGCGCCACCAACATCATGACCTCGCTGTGGACCGGCCGCCGCCTGGTGGTGCTGCCGCAGTTCGAGCCCGCCGCCTGGCTCGAGGCGGTGCAGCGCGAGCGGGTCACCCACGCCTTCGTCGTGCCGACGATGCTGAAGCAGATCCTCGACCATCCGCAGTTCGCCGCCTTCGATCTCTCGAGCCTGCAGAACCTCTCGTACGGCGGCGCGGCGATGCCGTTCCCGGTCATCCGCCGCGCCATCGAGCTGTTCCCGCGCGGCACCGGCTTCGTCAACGCCTTCGGCCAGACGGAGACCACCTCGACCCTGACCGTCCTCGGCCCCGACGACCATCGCCTCGACGGCACCGCCGAGGAGGTGGAGCGCAATCTGAAGCGCCTGGTGTCGATCGGCCGGCCGCTGCCCGACGTGCAGGTCAAGGTGGTCGACGACGCGGGCGACGAGCTGCCCGCCGGCGCGGTCGGCGAGCTGTGGGTGTTCACGCCGCGCACGATGAAGGGCTACGCCGGGCAGGACGGCGGCGTCACCAACCCGGCGCTCGAGGGCTGGCTGCCGACCCGCGACATGGGCTGGATCGACGAGGACGGCTACATCTTCCTCGCCGGGCGCAAGGACGACATGATCATCCGCGGCGGCGAGAACATCTCGCCGGCCGAGGTCGAAGCGGTCCTCTACTCGCACGTCGGGGTCGAGGAAGCGGCGGTGATCGGCCTGCCGGACGTCGAGTGGGGGCAGCGGGTCGTCGCGGTGGTGGTGCGCCGAGCCGACGCCGCGCTCGAGGAGCCGGAGCTGATCGAGTTCTGCCGCCAGCGCCTGGCCAGCTTCAAGAAGCCCGAGCAGGTGTGCTTCGTCGAGGCCCTGCCGAAGAACCAGATGGGCAAGGTGCTGAAGAAGGACCTGCGGGCGCAGTTGGCGGCATCGTGA
- a CDS encoding enoyl-CoA hydratase/isomerase family protein — translation MARTAAPRRRPGTQESPGDAVLFDLVDEGRVALVTLNRPERRNAYDVAMRDALYAALTAVRDDPAVRALVLCGNGPAFSTGGDVAEFGSAPSPLRAREVRWLRDVWGTLWSLPAITIAAVHGYAVGGGFEMALLCDQCLAAADARFALPETGLGMIPGVAGTQTLPRLTGLGRALHYALTGAWLDAEEARACGLVSRIVPRHALLPTALATARAVARLPAGLAARLKRAVNEGTELPLGRGLALERRLACASRSASRRASEAG, via the coding sequence GTGGCCCGCACGGCGGCGCCGCGGCGACGGCCCGGCACGCAGGAGTCGCCCGGCGACGCGGTGCTGTTCGACCTGGTCGACGAGGGGCGGGTGGCGCTCGTCACCCTCAACCGGCCGGAGCGGCGCAACGCCTATGACGTCGCCATGCGCGACGCGCTGTACGCGGCGCTGACCGCGGTGCGCGACGACCCCGCCGTCCGGGCGCTGGTGCTGTGCGGCAACGGCCCGGCCTTCTCGACCGGCGGCGACGTCGCCGAGTTCGGCAGCGCGCCGTCGCCGCTGCGCGCCCGCGAGGTGCGCTGGCTGCGCGACGTCTGGGGGACGCTGTGGTCGCTGCCGGCGATCACCATCGCCGCCGTGCACGGGTACGCGGTCGGCGGCGGCTTCGAGATGGCGCTGCTCTGCGACCAGTGCCTGGCGGCGGCCGATGCCCGGTTCGCCCTGCCGGAGACTGGCCTGGGGATGATTCCCGGCGTCGCCGGCACGCAGACCCTGCCGCGCCTGACCGGCCTCGGGCGGGCGCTGCACTACGCGCTCACCGGCGCCTGGCTCGACGCCGAGGAGGCGCGCGCCTGCGGCCTGGTGTCGCGCATCGTGCCGCGCCACGCCCTGCTGCCGACGGCGCTCGCCACCGCCCGCGCCGTCGCCCGCCTGCCGGCCGGTCTCGCCGCGCGCCTCAAGCGCGCGGTCAACGAAGGGACGGAGCTGCCGCTGGGACGGGGACTGGCGCTGGAGCGGCGGTTGGCGTGCGCCAGTCGAAGCGCGTCGCGGCGCGCGTCGGAAGCGGGCTGA
- a CDS encoding aminomethyltransferase family protein encodes MSADAAAALRARGAVTGPFAGVEVVLHFGDVDREWRAAREGAALIPAGYRRAIAVTGGDRLDFLQGMLTNDVKALAPGDGCYAALLNQTGKVVSDLRVYAEVDRLLLDVVAWRAAALRAALERFLIADDVELADAAEQPLLQLEGPLARAVAGEALGMAALPEAPFAHAAGALEGRPLRLVSASEAGGSGILVLGPPALLPRLVEVGVEAGGLPAGLAALECLRIEAGVAWAGLDMDESTLLLETGREAAVSFSKGCYLGQEVVERIAARGHVNRRLGGVLLAGDTLPAPGTALLAEGRPVGYVTSAVRSPLFERPIALAMIQIKHGAVGERLQRADDASLATVAALPFAPAGSEEDGP; translated from the coding sequence GTGAGCGCGGACGCGGCAGCGGCGCTGCGGGCGCGCGGCGCGGTGACGGGGCCCTTCGCCGGCGTCGAGGTGGTGCTCCACTTCGGCGACGTCGACCGCGAATGGCGCGCCGCGCGCGAGGGCGCGGCGCTGATCCCGGCCGGCTATCGGCGCGCCATCGCGGTCACCGGCGGCGATCGCCTCGACTTCCTGCAGGGCATGCTCACCAACGACGTCAAGGCGCTGGCGCCGGGCGACGGCTGCTACGCGGCCCTGCTCAACCAGACCGGCAAGGTGGTCAGCGATCTGCGGGTCTACGCGGAGGTCGACCGCCTGCTGCTCGACGTCGTCGCCTGGCGCGCCGCGGCGCTGCGCGCGGCGCTGGAGCGCTTCCTCATCGCCGATGACGTCGAGCTCGCCGACGCGGCGGAGCAGCCGTTGCTGCAGCTCGAGGGGCCGCTGGCGCGCGCCGTGGCGGGCGAGGCGCTGGGCATGGCGGCGCTGCCCGAGGCGCCGTTCGCGCACGCCGCGGGCGCCCTCGAGGGGCGGCCGCTGCGGTTGGTGAGCGCCTCCGAAGCGGGCGGCAGCGGCATTCTGGTGCTCGGTCCGCCGGCGCTGCTGCCGCGCCTGGTCGAGGTCGGCGTCGAGGCGGGCGGGCTGCCGGCCGGGCTCGCGGCGCTCGAGTGCCTGCGCATCGAAGCGGGCGTCGCCTGGGCCGGGCTCGACATGGACGAGTCGACCCTGCTGCTGGAGACCGGTCGCGAGGCGGCGGTGAGCTTCAGCAAAGGCTGCTACCTCGGCCAGGAGGTGGTCGAGCGCATCGCCGCCCGCGGTCACGTCAACCGCCGGCTCGGCGGCGTGCTGCTGGCGGGCGACACGCTGCCCGCGCCCGGCACCGCGCTGCTGGCCGAGGGCCGCCCGGTCGGCTATGTGACCAGCGCCGTGCGTTCGCCGCTGTTCGAGCGGCCGATCGCGCTGGCGATGATCCAGATCAAGCACGGAGCGGTGGGGGAACGGTTGCAGCGCGCCGACGACGCCAGCCTGGCGACGGTGGCGGCGCTGCCCTTCGCGCCCGCCGGCTCGGAGGAGGACGGACCGTGA
- a CDS encoding Rieske 2Fe-2S domain-containing protein encodes MEFVRVARIRDIPAGEGRMFEINGRQVAVFNVGGRFHAIDQRCAHQQGPLADGDLEGCIVTCPWHGWTYDVTTGQSPDDAAARVERFDTRVEKGEVLVAVPAVAPAP; translated from the coding sequence ATGGAGTTCGTACGGGTTGCCCGCATCAGGGACATCCCCGCCGGCGAGGGACGGATGTTCGAGATCAACGGCCGTCAGGTGGCGGTGTTCAACGTCGGCGGCCGCTTCCACGCCATCGACCAGCGCTGCGCCCACCAGCAGGGGCCGCTGGCCGACGGCGATCTCGAGGGCTGCATCGTCACCTGCCCGTGGCACGGCTGGACCTACGACGTCACCACCGGCCAGTCGCCCGACGACGCCGCGGCGCGGGTCGAACGCTTCGACACCCGGGTGGAAAAGGGCGAGGTGCTGGTCGCCGTGCCGGCCGTCGCTCCGGCGCCGTGA
- the polX gene encoding DNA polymerase/3'-5' exonuclease PolX, which produces MRTNAEIAARLRELALFLEMRGVAFKPRAYEKAASAVEALDRPIAQLFAEGGQKALATVPHVGAGIAERIGELIATGHTADLDAMRAETPVDILALTSLEGVGPKMVKHLYDELGVRTLADLERAARAGRVRRLPHSGEKTERKILEGLALLAQRSGRRPLGAVLDLAEDIERRLAALPGVRQAAVAGSVRRRRDTIGDLDFLVVADAPAAVMRAFVALPEVAHVHGSGPTKTMVRLDNGMDADLRVVPAESFGAALHYFTGSKDHNVALRRLAMERGLKLNEYGVFRGERAIAGRTEAEVYRALGLPFIPPELREMTGEIEAARAGTLPRLIAPGSLRGDLQIQTDWSDGADSLAAMAAAARAQGLDYLAITDHTHGLAMMGLDETRLRRQGRAIAALNARTPGVRVLRGAEVNIGRDGSLDIADALLAELDVVGIAVHSHFHLSRAEQTARVIRAMENPHADILFHPTARVLGRREPIDLDIDAVIAAAKRTGTALEIDALPDRLDLRDEHARKAVAAGVPLVIDSDAHAIAHLGFPERYGIAVARRGWATAKDVLNTLPVERFLARLKGGVRRASARSSAASTRARSRARRRSSRTP; this is translated from the coding sequence GTGCGGACCAACGCCGAGATCGCCGCGCGGCTGCGCGAGCTGGCGCTGTTTCTCGAGATGCGCGGCGTGGCCTTCAAGCCGCGCGCCTACGAGAAGGCCGCCAGCGCGGTCGAGGCGCTCGATCGGCCGATCGCCCAGCTCTTCGCCGAAGGCGGGCAAAAGGCGCTGGCGACGGTGCCGCACGTCGGCGCCGGCATCGCCGAGCGGATCGGCGAGCTGATCGCCACCGGCCACACCGCCGACCTCGACGCCATGCGGGCGGAAACCCCGGTCGACATCCTGGCGTTGACCTCGCTCGAGGGCGTCGGACCAAAGATGGTCAAGCACCTCTACGACGAGCTCGGGGTGCGCACGCTGGCCGACCTCGAGCGGGCGGCGCGCGCCGGGCGGGTGCGCCGGCTCCCGCACAGCGGCGAGAAAACCGAACGCAAGATCCTCGAGGGCCTGGCGCTGCTGGCGCAGCGCAGCGGCCGGCGACCGCTCGGCGCCGTCCTCGACCTGGCGGAGGACATCGAACGCCGCCTTGCGGCGCTTCCGGGGGTGCGCCAGGCGGCGGTCGCCGGGTCGGTGCGGCGCCGCCGCGACACCATCGGCGATCTCGACTTCCTGGTCGTCGCCGACGCCCCCGCGGCGGTGATGCGCGCCTTCGTCGCCCTGCCCGAGGTGGCGCACGTCCACGGCAGCGGGCCGACCAAGACCATGGTGCGCCTGGACAACGGCATGGACGCCGACCTGCGGGTCGTCCCGGCCGAGAGCTTCGGCGCCGCCCTGCACTACTTCACCGGCTCCAAGGATCACAACGTCGCCCTCCGCCGCCTCGCCATGGAGCGCGGGCTGAAGCTGAACGAGTACGGCGTGTTCAGGGGCGAGCGCGCGATCGCCGGCCGCACCGAGGCGGAGGTCTACCGGGCCCTCGGCCTGCCCTTCATCCCGCCCGAGCTGCGCGAGATGACCGGCGAGATCGAGGCGGCGCGCGCCGGCACCCTGCCGCGGCTGATCGCGCCGGGCTCCCTGCGCGGCGACCTGCAGATCCAGACCGACTGGAGCGACGGCGCCGACAGCCTGGCGGCGATGGCCGCCGCGGCGCGCGCCCAGGGACTCGACTATCTCGCCATCACCGACCACACCCACGGCCTGGCGATGATGGGGCTCGACGAGACGCGCCTGCGCCGGCAGGGCCGGGCCATCGCGGCGCTCAACGCCAGGACGCCGGGGGTGCGCGTGCTGCGCGGCGCCGAGGTGAACATCGGCAGGGACGGCTCGCTCGACATCGCCGACGCGCTGCTGGCCGAGCTCGACGTCGTCGGCATCGCCGTCCACTCGCACTTCCACCTCTCGCGCGCCGAGCAGACGGCGCGGGTGATCCGGGCGATGGAGAATCCGCACGCCGACATCCTCTTCCATCCGACGGCGCGCGTCCTCGGCCGCCGCGAGCCAATCGACCTCGACATCGACGCGGTGATCGCCGCCGCCAAGCGCACCGGCACCGCGTTGGAGATCGACGCCCTGCCGGACCGCCTCGATCTCAGGGACGAACACGCGCGCAAGGCCGTCGCGGCCGGCGTGCCGCTGGTCATCGACAGCGACGCCCACGCCATCGCGCACCTCGGCTTCCCGGAGCGTTACGGCATCGCCGTCGCGCGCCGCGGCTGGGCGACGGCGAAGGACGTGCTCAACACCCTGCCGGTCGAGCGCTTCCTGGCGCGTCTGAAGGGCGGCGTCAGGCGGGCGTCGGCACGATCGTCAGCGGCATCGACTCGGGCGCGGTCCCGAGCACGACGGCGATCTTCGAGAACCCCATGA
- a CDS encoding carboxymuconolactone decarboxylase family protein, translated as MAPRVPAADPTHADPALRGPLGHQPELWRAFQRLYGTLWSRGVLDQATKEVARLRNARVTGCGYCRNVRFEGARRQGLTEDLVQQIDDGFETSALSPRHKLVIRYADAFLTDPAAIPPALRAALRRELAPAEIVELTAGLALFMGFSKIAVVLGTAPESMPLTIVPTPA; from the coding sequence ATGGCGCCGCGCGTCCCAGCGGCCGATCCGACGCACGCCGATCCGGCGCTGCGCGGCCCGCTCGGACACCAGCCGGAGCTGTGGCGGGCGTTCCAGCGCCTGTACGGCACGCTGTGGAGCCGCGGCGTGCTCGATCAGGCGACCAAGGAGGTGGCGCGGCTGCGCAACGCGCGCGTCACCGGCTGCGGCTATTGCCGCAACGTCCGCTTCGAGGGCGCCCGGCGCCAGGGGCTGACGGAGGACCTGGTGCAGCAGATCGACGACGGCTTCGAGACGTCGGCGCTGTCGCCGCGGCACAAGCTGGTGATCCGCTATGCCGACGCGTTCCTGACCGACCCCGCTGCCATCCCGCCGGCGTTGCGGGCGGCCCTGCGGCGCGAGCTGGCGCCGGCCGAGATCGTCGAGCTCACCGCCGGCCTGGCGCTCTTCATGGGGTTCTCGAAGATCGCCGTCGTGCTCGGGACCGCGCCCGAGTCGATGCCGCTGACGATCGTGCCGACGCCCGCCTGA